In the genome of Nymphaea colorata isolate Beijing-Zhang1983 chromosome 9, ASM883128v2, whole genome shotgun sequence, one region contains:
- the LOC116260102 gene encoding endo-1,4-beta-xylanase 5 → MKSRQIISCFLLLLLGTTHSHASYEGPWYDSSAYSECKKYPEPPLYNGGILKGTDPKEQGNQTGTIYSPAYVLQNLTKNTKYAFSAWVQIGGADSATVKARLAIDNASIQCVGNVVAQRGCWSFLKGGFVPDSSTPYAVLFFQNSGDANVDIQVSAASLQPFTDEEWSAHQQNWISLRRKRRVTVHVTDLNGNRLQGAYVTLRQRSREFPFGSAISKTIIGNFPYQKWFVERFNVAVFENELKWYATEPDPGKLNYTLADQMLSFVRENQISVRGHNIFWEDPVYTPGWVRNLTGLDLVSAVSSRIESLMTKYKGEFMHWDVSNEMLHFDFYESRLGANASNQFFETARRADPWATLFMNEFNVVETCDDVNSTVDAYISMLRRVKGNSGMLEGIGLESHFTKPNIPFVRATLDKLATLGMPIWLTELDISKTLDQRTQALYLEEVLREGFSHPSVNGIMLWTALHPKGCYQMCLTDNNLQNLPPGDVVDRLLQEWYTGQVAGQTDGHGCFDFEGFLGDYDLSAAYGSKIVNSTLSLFQGDETLHFNVQI, encoded by the exons ATGAAAAGCAGGCAAATCatctcttgctttcttttgttgctGTTGGGCACAACTCATTCCCATGCATCTTATG AGGGACCGTGGTATGATTCCTCTGCGTACAGTGAG TGCAAGAAGTACCCGGAGCCACCTCTGTACAATGGGGGGATTCTGAAGGGCACTGATCCTAAGGAACAAGGAAATCAAACGGGCACCATTTACTCGCCGGCTTATGTGCTACAGAACTTGACGAAGAATACCAAGTACGCATTCTCAG CTTGGGTACAAATTGGTGGAGCAGATTCTGCTACAGTGAAGGCCAGATTAGCCATTGACAACGCCTCCATACAATGTGTGGGGAACGTTGTTGCCCAGAGAGGGTGTTGGTCCTTCCTCAAGGGCGGTTTTGTTCCCGACTCGTCCACTCCCTACGCCGTTTTATTCTTTCAG AATTCAGGTGATGCAAATGTTGATATCCAAGTCTCCGCTGCTTCTCTGCAGCCATTCACGGACGAGGAATGGAGCGCACATCAGCAGAACTGGATCTCACTG aggaggaaaagaagagTGACGGTGCACGTGACAGACTTGAATGGCAACCGTTTACAAGGTGCATATGTTACTCTCAGGCAGAGATCCAGGGAGTTCCCGTTTGGTTCAGCCATTTCTAAGACAATTATTGGGAACTTTCCTTACCAG AAGTGGTTCGTCGAGCGGTTCAATGTGGCCGTTTTCGAGAACGAGCTCAAGTGGTATGCGACCGAGCCCGACCCCGGCAAGCTTAACTACACCCTGGCTGACCAGATGCTGAGCTTTGTCCGCGAGAACCAAATCTCAGTCAGGGGCCACAATATTTTCTGGGAGGACCCGGTCTACACACCTGGGTGGGTCCGCAACCTCACCGGGTTGGATCTGGTCAGTGCGGTCAGTTCGCGGATCGAGAGCCTAATGACCAAGTATAAAGGGGAGTTCATGCACTGGGATGTGAGCAATGAGATGCTTCACTTTGACTTCTACGAGAGCCGACTCGGTGCCAACGCGTCGAACCAGTTCTTCGAGACGGCACGGCGAGCCGACCCGTGGGCAACTCTCTTCATGAATGAGTTCAATGTGGTGGAGACATGTGATGATGTTAACTCAACTGTTGATGCCTACATCTCCATGCTAAGAAGAGTGAAGGGAAACAGTGGAATGTTGGAAGGAATTGGCTTGGAGTCACACTTCACTAAGCCAAACATTCCATTTGTGAGGGCTACATTGGATAAACTTGCCACCTTGGGCATGCCCATATGGCTCACTGAGCTTGACATCAGCAAAACCCTAGACCAAAGAACCCAG GCACTTTATTTAGAAGAGGTGTTGAGGGAAGGGTTCTCCCACCCGTCGGTGAACGGGATAATGCTGTGGACGGCTCTTCACCCGAAGGGATGCTACCAGATGTGCCTCACGGACAACAACCTCCAAAACCTGCCACCGGGGGACGTGGTCGACAGGCTTCTTCAAGAATGGTACACCGGCCAAGTCGCCGGTCAGACCGACGGCCATGGCTGCTTCGACTTTGAAGGCTTCTTGGGCGACTACGATCTCAGTGCTGCTTATGGCTCCAAGATCGTCAACTCCACCTTGTCACTTTTCCAAGGGGACGAGACCCTTCATTTCAACGTCCAGATATAA
- the LOC116260088 gene encoding uncharacterized protein LOC116260088 isoform X4 has protein sequence MGVVILPDVWEPNPWSYFLLFSASSASILLFPFFLSKISSRKAGSSTYPSQFPRFQRSFLVAYCLLSVVEGIQNVFGEIEYVGKGLNREQMALVLSSGSVASLLLGTFLAPLSDVLGQKKACMFACLLQLAGGILRGMNKYPSVWMTCIFLSLSSSIYSCSFETWMVTEHEKLGFRKELLSDTFWLMTFMESASLIGSQVMANSLISWSSESGLASPAVSAFALAIVCLLYINSGWKGIAIGLCSFSCSLLHGNLLASLDTNCSDGREVALGLIYPCLLGARMFGSTMVPWMFNGFFSIEVEDCLTIVFMVVGFSFSVIAYDYQEIAVLVVLFCIIHGSFGLIVPSLARLRSMYVPNELRAGMMSLSLVPANAGILYVLIQGGYNRKLENSTIMALSSFGLFSAAVCIQLLKGKWWQRNCNWHVLWSAYV, from the exons ATGGGGGTAGTCATCCTGCCAGACGTCTGGGAGCCCAACCCCTGGTCCTACTTCCTCCTATTCTCCGCGTCGTCGGCGTCAATCCTCCTCTTCCCATTCTTCTTATCAAAGATCTCGTCTAGAAAGGCTGGTTCCTCGACATACCCATCTCAGTTTCCTCGGTTCCAAAGGAGCTTCTTGGTTGCGTACTGCTTGTTGTCAG TGGTCGAAGGGATTCAAAATGTCTTCGGAGAGATCGAGTATGTTGGTAAGGGTCTGAACAGGGAGCAGATGGCTCTGGTTCTCTCATCTGGAAGTgttgcttctcttcttcttggaaCGTTCTTGGCGCCTCTTTCAGATGTTCT AGGGCAAAAGAAAGCATGCATGTTTGCTTGCCTTCTGCAACTTGCAGGTGGCATATTAAGGGGCATGAACAAGTATCcaagtgtttggatgacatgcATCTTCTTGTCATTGTCATCATCAATATATTCATGCAGTTTCGAGACATGGATGGTCACTGAACATGAAAAG TTGGGTTTCAGGAAGGAATTGTTGAGTGACACTTTTTGGTTGATGACTTTTATGGAATCAGCTTCACTAATTGGAAGCCAGGTTATGGCAAATTCCTTGATTTCATGGAGTTCTGAGAGTGGGCTAGCCTCCCCTGCTGTTTCTGCTTTTGCTTTGGCAATTGTTTGCCTCCTTTATATCAATAGCGG ATGGAAGGGTATTGCTATTGGCCTGTGCTCATTCAGCTGTTCACTTCTCCATGGCAATCTTTTGGCTTCTCTGGATACCAACTGTAGTg ATGGGAGAGAAGTGGCTCTAGGATTAATATACCCATGTCTGCTTGGTGCAAGAATGTTTGGTAGCACGATGGTTCCATGGATGTTCAATGGTTTTTTTTCCATTGAAGTAGAAGACTGCTTGACTATTGTTTTCATGGTGGttggcttttcattttctgttatAGCTTATGACTATCAG GAAATTGCAGTCCTAGTGGTTCTCTTCTGCATTATCCATGGATCTTTCGGCCTGATTGTACCTTCACTTGCAAGGCTGCGGAGCAT GTATGTTCCGAATGAATTGCGAGCTGGCATGATGAGCTTGTCTCTGGTACCTGCAAATGCTGGGATCTTGTATGTTTTGATTCAG GGTGGATATAATCGGAAGCTTGAGAATTCAACCATCATGGCACTATCTTCATTTGGGTTGTTTTCTGCAGCAGTTTGCATTCAACTTCTTAAGGGGAAATGGTGGCAACGGAATTGTAACTGGCACGTGTTGTGGTCTGCCTATGTTTAA
- the LOC116260088 gene encoding uncharacterized protein LOC116260088 isoform X1 produces the protein MGVVILPDVWEPNPWSYFLLFSASSASILLFPFFLSKISSRKAGSSTYPSQFPRFQRSFLVAYCLLSVVEGIQNVFGEIEYVGKGLNREQMALVLSSGSVASLLLGTFLAPLSDVLGQKKACMFACLLQLAGGILRGMNKYPSVWMTCIFLSLSSSIYSCSFETWMVTEHEKLGFRKELLSDTFWLMTFMESASLIGSQVMANSLISWSSESGLASPAVSAFALAIVCLLYINSGWDEHVPSSTFKNYKLSLSSLFLNDGRVLLLACAHSAVHFSMAIFWLLWIPTVVADGREVALGLIYPCLLGARMFGSTMVPWMFNGFFSIEVEDCLTIVFMVVGFSFSVIAYDYQEIAVLVVLFCIIHGSFGLIVPSLARLRSMYVPNELRAGMMSLSLVPANAGILYVLIQGGYNRKLENSTIMALSSFGLFSAAVCIQLLKGKWWQRNCNWHVLWSAYV, from the exons ATGGGGGTAGTCATCCTGCCAGACGTCTGGGAGCCCAACCCCTGGTCCTACTTCCTCCTATTCTCCGCGTCGTCGGCGTCAATCCTCCTCTTCCCATTCTTCTTATCAAAGATCTCGTCTAGAAAGGCTGGTTCCTCGACATACCCATCTCAGTTTCCTCGGTTCCAAAGGAGCTTCTTGGTTGCGTACTGCTTGTTGTCAG TGGTCGAAGGGATTCAAAATGTCTTCGGAGAGATCGAGTATGTTGGTAAGGGTCTGAACAGGGAGCAGATGGCTCTGGTTCTCTCATCTGGAAGTgttgcttctcttcttcttggaaCGTTCTTGGCGCCTCTTTCAGATGTTCT AGGGCAAAAGAAAGCATGCATGTTTGCTTGCCTTCTGCAACTTGCAGGTGGCATATTAAGGGGCATGAACAAGTATCcaagtgtttggatgacatgcATCTTCTTGTCATTGTCATCATCAATATATTCATGCAGTTTCGAGACATGGATGGTCACTGAACATGAAAAG TTGGGTTTCAGGAAGGAATTGTTGAGTGACACTTTTTGGTTGATGACTTTTATGGAATCAGCTTCACTAATTGGAAGCCAGGTTATGGCAAATTCCTTGATTTCATGGAGTTCTGAGAGTGGGCTAGCCTCCCCTGCTGTTTCTGCTTTTGCTTTGGCAATTGTTTGCCTCCTTTATATCAATAGCGGGTGGGATGAACATGTACCATCATCTACGTTCAAGAATTACAAGCTTTCATTGTCTTCACTTTTTCTTAATG ATGGAAGGGTATTGCTATTGGCCTGTGCTCATTCAGCTGTTCACTTCTCCATGGCAATCTTTTGGCTTCTCTGGATACCAACTGTAGTg GCAGATGGGAGAGAAGTGGCTCTAGGATTAATATACCCATGTCTGCTTGGTGCAAGAATGTTTGGTAGCACGATGGTTCCATGGATGTTCAATGGTTTTTTTTCCATTGAAGTAGAAGACTGCTTGACTATTGTTTTCATGGTGGttggcttttcattttctgttatAGCTTATGACTATCAG GAAATTGCAGTCCTAGTGGTTCTCTTCTGCATTATCCATGGATCTTTCGGCCTGATTGTACCTTCACTTGCAAGGCTGCGGAGCAT GTATGTTCCGAATGAATTGCGAGCTGGCATGATGAGCTTGTCTCTGGTACCTGCAAATGCTGGGATCTTGTATGTTTTGATTCAG GGTGGATATAATCGGAAGCTTGAGAATTCAACCATCATGGCACTATCTTCATTTGGGTTGTTTTCTGCAGCAGTTTGCATTCAACTTCTTAAGGGGAAATGGTGGCAACGGAATTGTAACTGGCACGTGTTGTGGTCTGCCTATGTTTAA
- the LOC116260088 gene encoding uncharacterized protein LOC116260088 isoform X5: MGVVILPDVWEPNPWSYFLLFSASSASILLFPFFLSKISSRKAGSSTYPSQFPRFQRSFLVAYCLLSVVEGIQNVFGEIEYVGKGLNREQMALVLSSGSVASLLLGTFLAPLSDVLGQKKACMFACLLQLAGGILRGMNKYPSVWMTCIFLSLSSSIYSCSFETWMVTEHEKLGFRKELLSDTFWLMTFMESASLIGSQVMANSLISWSSESGLASPAVSAFALAIVCLLYINSGWDEHVPSSTFKNYKLSLSSLFLNDGRVLLLACAHSAVHFSMAIFWLLWIPTVVEIAVLVVLFCIIHGSFGLIVPSLARLRSMYVPNELRAGMMSLSLVPANAGILYVLIQGGYNRKLENSTIMALSSFGLFSAAVCIQLLKGKWWQRNCNWHVLWSAYV, translated from the exons ATGGGGGTAGTCATCCTGCCAGACGTCTGGGAGCCCAACCCCTGGTCCTACTTCCTCCTATTCTCCGCGTCGTCGGCGTCAATCCTCCTCTTCCCATTCTTCTTATCAAAGATCTCGTCTAGAAAGGCTGGTTCCTCGACATACCCATCTCAGTTTCCTCGGTTCCAAAGGAGCTTCTTGGTTGCGTACTGCTTGTTGTCAG TGGTCGAAGGGATTCAAAATGTCTTCGGAGAGATCGAGTATGTTGGTAAGGGTCTGAACAGGGAGCAGATGGCTCTGGTTCTCTCATCTGGAAGTgttgcttctcttcttcttggaaCGTTCTTGGCGCCTCTTTCAGATGTTCT AGGGCAAAAGAAAGCATGCATGTTTGCTTGCCTTCTGCAACTTGCAGGTGGCATATTAAGGGGCATGAACAAGTATCcaagtgtttggatgacatgcATCTTCTTGTCATTGTCATCATCAATATATTCATGCAGTTTCGAGACATGGATGGTCACTGAACATGAAAAG TTGGGTTTCAGGAAGGAATTGTTGAGTGACACTTTTTGGTTGATGACTTTTATGGAATCAGCTTCACTAATTGGAAGCCAGGTTATGGCAAATTCCTTGATTTCATGGAGTTCTGAGAGTGGGCTAGCCTCCCCTGCTGTTTCTGCTTTTGCTTTGGCAATTGTTTGCCTCCTTTATATCAATAGCGGGTGGGATGAACATGTACCATCATCTACGTTCAAGAATTACAAGCTTTCATTGTCTTCACTTTTTCTTAATG ATGGAAGGGTATTGCTATTGGCCTGTGCTCATTCAGCTGTTCACTTCTCCATGGCAATCTTTTGGCTTCTCTGGATACCAACTGTAGTg GAAATTGCAGTCCTAGTGGTTCTCTTCTGCATTATCCATGGATCTTTCGGCCTGATTGTACCTTCACTTGCAAGGCTGCGGAGCAT GTATGTTCCGAATGAATTGCGAGCTGGCATGATGAGCTTGTCTCTGGTACCTGCAAATGCTGGGATCTTGTATGTTTTGATTCAG GGTGGATATAATCGGAAGCTTGAGAATTCAACCATCATGGCACTATCTTCATTTGGGTTGTTTTCTGCAGCAGTTTGCATTCAACTTCTTAAGGGGAAATGGTGGCAACGGAATTGTAACTGGCACGTGTTGTGGTCTGCCTATGTTTAA
- the LOC116260088 gene encoding uncharacterized protein LOC116260088 isoform X6, which produces MALVLSSGSVASLLLGTFLAPLSDVLGQKKACMFACLLQLAGGILRGMNKYPSVWMTCIFLSLSSSIYSCSFETWMVTEHEKLGFRKELLSDTFWLMTFMESASLIGSQVMANSLISWSSESGLASPAVSAFALAIVCLLYINSGWDEHVPSSTFKNYKLSLSSLFLNDGRVLLLACAHSAVHFSMAIFWLLWIPTVVADGREVALGLIYPCLLGARMFGSTMVPWMFNGFFSIEVEDCLTIVFMVVGFSFSVIAYDYQEIAVLVVLFCIIHGSFGLIVPSLARLRSMYVPNELRAGMMSLSLVPANAGILYVLIQGGYNRKLENSTIMALSSFGLFSAAVCIQLLKGKWWQRNCNWHVLWSAYV; this is translated from the exons ATGGCTCTGGTTCTCTCATCTGGAAGTgttgcttctcttcttcttggaaCGTTCTTGGCGCCTCTTTCAGATGTTCT AGGGCAAAAGAAAGCATGCATGTTTGCTTGCCTTCTGCAACTTGCAGGTGGCATATTAAGGGGCATGAACAAGTATCcaagtgtttggatgacatgcATCTTCTTGTCATTGTCATCATCAATATATTCATGCAGTTTCGAGACATGGATGGTCACTGAACATGAAAAG TTGGGTTTCAGGAAGGAATTGTTGAGTGACACTTTTTGGTTGATGACTTTTATGGAATCAGCTTCACTAATTGGAAGCCAGGTTATGGCAAATTCCTTGATTTCATGGAGTTCTGAGAGTGGGCTAGCCTCCCCTGCTGTTTCTGCTTTTGCTTTGGCAATTGTTTGCCTCCTTTATATCAATAGCGGGTGGGATGAACATGTACCATCATCTACGTTCAAGAATTACAAGCTTTCATTGTCTTCACTTTTTCTTAATG ATGGAAGGGTATTGCTATTGGCCTGTGCTCATTCAGCTGTTCACTTCTCCATGGCAATCTTTTGGCTTCTCTGGATACCAACTGTAGTg GCAGATGGGAGAGAAGTGGCTCTAGGATTAATATACCCATGTCTGCTTGGTGCAAGAATGTTTGGTAGCACGATGGTTCCATGGATGTTCAATGGTTTTTTTTCCATTGAAGTAGAAGACTGCTTGACTATTGTTTTCATGGTGGttggcttttcattttctgttatAGCTTATGACTATCAG GAAATTGCAGTCCTAGTGGTTCTCTTCTGCATTATCCATGGATCTTTCGGCCTGATTGTACCTTCACTTGCAAGGCTGCGGAGCAT GTATGTTCCGAATGAATTGCGAGCTGGCATGATGAGCTTGTCTCTGGTACCTGCAAATGCTGGGATCTTGTATGTTTTGATTCAG GGTGGATATAATCGGAAGCTTGAGAATTCAACCATCATGGCACTATCTTCATTTGGGTTGTTTTCTGCAGCAGTTTGCATTCAACTTCTTAAGGGGAAATGGTGGCAACGGAATTGTAACTGGCACGTGTTGTGGTCTGCCTATGTTTAA
- the LOC116260810 gene encoding acyl-CoA-binding domain-containing protein 3, translating into MEVLQEIFLTAFFSLLFAFLLAKLVSVAADSDKETRKQTTTDDDLPAVVGERLFGRAMETVPATLEGGESRQVAALEFAKEEKEAARFGDVVYEGVRETTETVVVRELPEFGTGGGEGCGLQRVFEGGDAEEEKGGVVALEEEEKRDVLGGHVSELASSPSDVISEEKLAVEEQTKGGQSPPALSAEMMETEDRGDKSVAGELREIGTTDVCKEETAEKQPNVAREFDLESPKEAEEKEGSGKKGEAGESEAHGQGGEISDEEDWEGIERSEVSKQFSVAERFIASPNGNEMLSKLENDVQMQLYGLQKAATEGPCYESSPSALKPGARAKWNAWQKVGSISPEMAMEQYIALLSESIPEWRASVSLGNQDYDGMVAPVLATPDSSSSTGHNTILDAQRKVNVHACNVGGTDSPVLKFTERSSHMDSPEHAVDSSSV; encoded by the exons atggaggtgTTGCAGGAGATTTTTCTGACGGCCTTCTTCTCCCTCCTGTTCGCTTTCCTCCTCGCGAAGCTCGTCTCTGTGGCCGCGGACTCCGACAAGGAGACCCGGAAGCAGACCACGACTGACGATGATCTGCCCGCAGTGGTTGGAGAGAGGCTGTTCGGTCGTGCTATGGAAACGGTCCCGGCGACGTTGGAAGGAGGTGAGAGCCGCCAGGTGGCGGCTCTTGAATTCgcgaaggaggagaaggaggcggCGAGGTTTGGGGACGTTGTATACGAGGGGGTGAGGGAGACGACGGAGACGGTGGTGGTTCGTGAGTTGCCGGAATTCGGGACCGGAGGGGGTGAAGGTTGTGGTTTGCAACGGGTTTTCGAGGGGGGAGACGCGGAGGAGGAGAAGGGCGGGGTCGTCGCActagaggaggaggagaagcgGGATGTCCTTGGGGGTCACGTGTCGGAGTTGGCTTCTTCACCTTCGGATGTGATTAGTGAAGAAAAATTGGCGGTCGAAGAGCAAACCAAGGGAGGACAATCCCCACCTGCGTTGTCGGCGGAGATGATGGAGACAGAGGATCGTGGTGACAAGTCTGTAGCTGGTGAACTGCGCGAGATTGGAACGACGGACGTTTGCAAAGAAGAAACTGCAGAGAAGCAGCCGAATGTTGCTCGTGAATTTGATCTCGAATCGCCGAAGGAGGccgaagaaaaggaaggaagcgGCAAGAAGGGTGAAGCAGGAGAGTCTGAAGCACATGGGCAGGGAGGAGAGATTAGTGACGAGGAGGATTGGGAAGGGATCGAGAGAAGCGAAGTGTCTAAGCAATTCAGTGTTGCAGAGAGGTTCATTGCTTCTCCCAACGGCAACGAGATGTTATCCAAGTTGGAAAACGATGTTCAAATGCAACTGTACGGGCTGCAGAAGGCGGCCACAGAAGGGCCCTGCTATGAGTCTTCGCCCTCGGCACTGAAGCCGGGTGCTCGTGCAAAGTG GAATGCTTGGCAAAAGGTGGGGAGCATAAGTCCGGAGATGGCAATGGAGCAGTATATTGCACTTCTTTCTGAAAGCATTCCCGAGTGGAGAGCCTCAGTATCACTG GGGAATCAAGACTATGATGGAATGGTAGCACCTGTACTGGCAACTCCAGATTCAAGCTCATCTACAGGTCACAACACAATCTTAGATGCCCAAAG AAAGGTAAACGTTCACGCATGCAATGTTGGAGGCACTGATTCTCCTGTGTTAAAGTTCACAGAAAGGAGCAGTCATATGGATTCACCTG AGCATGCAGTAGATTCTTCTTCAGTCTAA